The Xylocopa sonorina isolate GNS202 chromosome 5, iyXylSono1_principal, whole genome shotgun sequence genome segment GGAAAAAGCTGCTCGACCTACCGCTAATCTAACTCATGATGGAGTGTACACTCGTCTGCATAGGGAGAATTATTAAACAGCCCGTGTACTTGACAAACGAACGCAAAACTGGGGCCAGACAATGGAGCAGACCAACGAACAATAGCTTGAAAGGGTGAAACTTTGCTGCCTTCCACTCGAACATACTATAAACGTAAAAGCTCAGAGTGTTCTTACCGGAGGGAGCTATAGACATATAATCGTCCATAAACTACCTGATCCGCCGATATTGTCCAGGTTTCTCGATTAAATCGTCGGCTGTGATTATCGCTACTGGTCGGAAAGGTTCGAAAGGAAGTGGACGCAACGATGCCTTTGAACTTTCTTAGGATTGGTCGTTGGTGGGTGTCGAAAGCTCGTCCCCGTGCTCGTTCATCAAGCGTGCACGTAGCTACACGGACACATGGGTGGGGGTTTGACAGAGAGATCGAGGAAGGAAGGGAAGAGCAGAGAGCACCGTACTATTCTCTATGCCATGGCCCGTGTGACGATGCTGTTCATGATAATGCGATAGTGTTGGTCCGTGCTTAGCACTTGATAAAAGATAGCGGTGAGTGAACAGATGCCAGTACTCACCCGCAGCCCGACCTGTCGGCTGACAGTCTCGCGTACTCGCCCCGTGTCCATCGGTGCACCATCGACGGCACACTATTACGTTCTGCGATTGTTATCATTGTCAGGAAAAGTGTTACAAGCGTTGAAAAGCTTGATTCTCCGAGCTACTGTACGCGAACAAGACTATCGAGACCATATACaaaccattggaactctcttttcCTCTAAGTTCTCCCTTGATCCTGGAGTGGATTGGGTGCGTTCTGTGCGATGAAAAATTTGCTGACAGTCCAAGGATGTTGAGAAGAAGCCACGAAATTCGGTCGGATTATCTTCTTATCGTTCAAGAAGACTGCTACCCACAAAGCTCTAAACTGCCAACGAAAGAAATTCCCTCGATAGGATGATCACTACGATCCAGAAACAATATTACTTTAAGAAGATCCGCTGCAAAGCTTGATCGTAGAGCAGGAAATTGTCGCGAATCTCGATCAGCCGCGGTGAATCTCGAACGGAGTTCGAAGGAACGACACAGCCGGACCATGGTCGAAACATTCGAGGATACTTTGACAGCATGCTTGAACGTCCACGTCGATCGGTAAGGAGTCGTCGACGTCGAGGAGCAGATCATCGAACAACGTCCGATAGTCCGAAGTCGCTCGGAAGttcgcattcgtttgaactTGACAACGATCGCCATTGAACAGGCACGACTCGAAGAGCAACGGACAGGAATTTTCATCGGTGAATAATGACAGGCTCTCTCGGGTGGACGTATCGTTCGAAAGCCCGGCCCGAAGACATGCACCACCAAAGAGAGCGCGAGACCACAGCCTCGAATCATGCATGATGAGCAGTGCGACTAGACTCGATCAGGATTGGATGAAAATGGTCGAGTTACGCGGTGGCACCGGAATGACGAGCGGGCTAAGCGGTCGTTCATCGAGTCGTCTCCATTACACGATACTCACGATTTTGGACACGGTGTTCTCAGCGACCGTGGTCGCTCCGGCGGTCGTTGGTTACTGGAGAAGCACCTGGGGCCTGAGCGACGTCTACGTCTATCCGAAGAATCCAGTGATGAGCAGCTTGGCCTCGATAATGATCGGTTTCGTAGGGTTGTACGCGTTCAACGTCTCGCAAAATATTCTGAACGAGCTTTTGCACCCGGACAAGCACAGATTGTCGTACTATGTCGGCTCCAGATTGTACACGGCCGTTTTCGGGTTCTGCTGCGTAAATGCGTGGCGTGGTGCCTGGCAGGCCCTCGATCAGTACACGGAATACACGCCGAGCACAGTTTTCGCTACCACCGCCGTCAGCCTCCTTGCACTGGCCGTCTTACGCGCCGTCAGGAACATCTCCGCGCCACCGTTCTCCCTTTGCCTGGACTCATGTCCGGGATACTTCGAGGTGCAAACCATGTTCCGTGTGAACGTAAGTAGCTGGATTTATGCGTATCAAAAATTCGTCGTCGGAAAACAGGTTCGTTCTGAATGAAGTTTACAGAAGGAAAAGCTGTTTTCATCCTTCGTTCGTGTAAATGAAAATTCGATAGCGGATTGATTCCAATAGTACTTGCATATATACGGAACTGCGAACATTTTCCATCCCTGTAACGATAACGTCGCGTACCCTTCTATCTTGATCGATCATCTTCGTATTCCACAGTTCCGTTTCATCGACAGTATTGTGGGTCACGAGCGATACAAATGAACGAAATTACCCGCAAGGCTGCGAAATCTCTTGAAACATTCGCGCCACTTCTAAACGTAAATATTCACCCATGCCTATAAATACTTGGCTGATTCGCATTATTTGTCGAGGCTAAGGTAAATGTTTACCAAGCGTAGTCGTGCACGATTTTTTGACGATGCCGTTTAATTAAATCGTATCACGGTACACGATTCGTTTCTTTCCTGGTTTCCTCGAAAGTCGTGGCAGATACGATAGGAATTTATTGAAAACGATCGGAAGGAGGGTAAATGTTAAATAGGAAACGTAAGAGGCTAGACAGCGTGTTTTGACGCGTCGCTGAAGCCAGAGCTGTGCGATACACTGCATCGATGTGCAAGGTATAAGCACAGTTTCCGGCTGTCTCTCCCAACAGTCGAACAGCATCGCGTCCGTGCAGTATGCACACGCACGAGCGCGGCCTGCAGTCGCACCAATTTCGACGCTTTCTCCAAACAAAATGAGAATCGAACGATTTCGTAGACATAATTTTTACAAATTACACACTATTATCTGTGCTGAACGTGTCTGAACGGTTTCCATTTGCTGAAACATTTCTCCAGAATCTGACACATAGAACGATCATTCTATTCGAACTAAATTATTTATCAATCAGTGTTCCTTTTTTTGTGATCAAATTTGCTGCTTCTTAGCGATGTTAAGAGATGATTTATCGAAGACGATATTGTAGAACGGAGACAGTGGAACAGTCTTAAATTACCGCCAGTTGAATTCTCTCTGTCAGTTAAAAATCGAGGACAGAAGGGTATTATGGAAAGATGAATGAGTGATATACTCCTATAAAAGTAGTATCTCGTAAAGGGAGTGCCGACCGGAAGATCCTTCCGGATCAAATTGTCAAAGTGGTTCTCTTTCCAGTAAATCAACCATCATACTAATCTCTCGAAGTTCGTAACGTTGCACTTTCTTGTTCTTTCTTTTTACTTTATCTATTCGAAATATGTGAATATTTGTTAGCTATATTCTTCCACAATTTCCACTTCTCGTGATGGTGCAGTGTCATAGTAATATCCCCATCCCTTCGACACGCCAGCAATTTAGTATTCAATGAATCAGTCATTTTAGGGAAGCACGAGTTGGCGATCTACGCGAAAAAATGTGTGCCGCAGAAAATAACTCTTGTTTCATCGAATCATTCGTGTTACTGTTCGATGCGTTTTAAAGCAACAAAAAGTAAAAGAGTAATTAAACTAACGAACAAAAAAATATCGTAATGTTCTCTTGCTATTCGGTTGTAGGTATTCGTGCAAAGTCCAATTGAAAACTGAACACCTGTCGTAGggtaaattacgaacgtttttCCCCATAAGTGATCTTCGCCGTAAGTGATATACAATTGACACTAACGTTGCGCTATTTATCGTAGTTCCCGCGCCTCTTCAAATATTTTGCCGGGTTTCTTACCTGCAAATGATACTTATCTATTGTTTATGTTGTCTGATTACAGAACACGAGGGACTGGTCGTTGTACTTATTGGATTGTGCCTTCAGCGTTGGGGTGGTCGGTACGTTGGTCGTGTTCGTGTGGAGAGGCGCCTGGATACTTTTCGAGATGTACCTGTTCCCAGAGGATCTAAAGTACTCCGCCATCGGATCCCTCGTAAGTATCTCTCTAAACGTTCTCTTCTCTCCTTCGTTTCTACTTCGACGACTGTCCTCTCCGCGTGTGCGCGCGGGAAACGCTTGTGTGCGGTAACGTGAATGAACCACGATCGTCCATTTACTTGCCTCTAATCGCGCGAATCTGCGAAAACGCGGTATGCGTGCAAACACTCGATAAAAGTTTCCTATCGATGAACACGTGTCGTCGGGTGTCATTAGCAATCACGTGTTGAACGACATTTTGAAACGTGCCACCTACGCACAGTGCGGCGAGCGGCACTCCGTTGGTCCGATTGTATAATTGAATATTCGCCAATTGTATGATTGCGAGGGCAC includes the following:
- the LOC143423648 gene encoding uncharacterized protein LOC143423648 isoform X2, whose amino-acid sequence is MMSSATRLDQDWMKMVELRGGTGMTSGLSGRSSSRLHYTILTILDTVFSATVVAPAVVGYWRSTWGLSDVYVYPKNPVMSSLASIMIGFVGLYAFNVSQNILNELLHPDKHRLSYYVGSRLYTAVFGFCCVNAWRGAWQALDQYTEYTPSTVFATTAVSLLALAVLRAVRNISAPPFSLCLDSCPGYFEVQTMFRVNNTRDWSLYLLDCAFSVGVVGTLVVFVWRGAWILFEMYLFPEDLKYSAIGSLAIGYVIVTVTFSLQPLMRYACTHLQGLTRLLAADSFLLLSFLGTVNVWRGIWTVLDLWFLPDNKELSCWIVHIGSFVLLVLLNCSNSILVRGVYIDAEEDGGKSNARRKRQDDGTCWWPRRTSGPGQMATPKTRRTERSCRTVPPFYRRILNLSSKVNA
- the LOC143423648 gene encoding uncharacterized protein LOC143423648 isoform X1 encodes the protein MMSSATRLDQDWMKMVELRGGTGMTSGLSGRSSSRLHYTILTILDTVFSATVVAPAVVGYWRSTWGLSDVYVYPKNPVMSSLASIMIGFVGLYAFNVSQNILNELLHPDKHRLSYYVGSRLYTAVFGFCCVNAWRGAWQALDQYTEYTPSTVFATTAVSLLALAVLRAVRNISAPPFSLCLDSCPGYFEVQTMFRVNNTRDWSLYLLDCAFSVGVVGTLVVFVWRGAWILFEMYLFPEDLKYSAIGSLAIGYVIVTVTFSLQPLMRYACTHLQGLTRLLAADSFLLLSFLGTVNVWRGIWTVLDLWFLPDNKELSCWIVHIGSFVLLVLLNCSNSILVRGVYIDAEEDGGKCVVFPCHYFRLFFKVEREKKEARRRNLLVASKDFRPRPDGNTKDTENGALLPNSAAILPTNPESLV